The genomic window cgtcccacagggcagggaaccctgattgctcttcggcctgacgagggagggtgacttgattgggggagggggaggaaaatgggagacagtggcaggaaggaggcagaaatccttaattaattaattaattaaaaaaataaaaattgagtgCTTTAGAgccagatagatggctcagtgggtatacATAATTGTCACATTAGCCCAGAATTTGAATACCTGGAATTCAACAAAAAGTCAGACACTGTGTGatgtatctataatcccagcacttttatAGTACAAAGGAAGTGGAGGTAGTAAGATACCAAAGAGGCTTCCCAGCCTGCTTACCTGGAGTAAGTGGCCAAgtgccaaataaaaataaaaaaaaaaatgcctcaaatAAGATGGAAGACAAAGCCATCACACATTGTTGTACTGTGTTTTGGTTGGGAATATCAGTGCATGCACGTCCTCTGACACAAAAACAAGTACATGAAGATGAGGATGCTAAACCATGTTTAGAACATATGGTATGTCCAaagtgtattttcaataaaaaatacacaaaacacaggctttactttttaattcatctGACTTTAAACTTGCATGTATAAACAAAAAAGGTaatcatttgatttttaatgCTGAACTCATCTTAAATACCAAGTATTTAGAGCTGCTatttctgtaataaaacaccatgaccaaagtgaACTTGGGGACTAAAGGATTCATTTGGCTTATATGTTTGCATCATAGTCCACCATTAAAGAAcgacagggcaggaactcaaatggggaaggaagctggaggcaggagcttacAGAGGCCATGGGAGGGagttgctcactggcttgctcattctgctttcttatagaactcagggccatgagccCTGGAACAGCACCTCCCATGATGTGTTGGGCCCTtgtccatcaatcactaattaagaaaatgccttacaaccagatcttatggagacattttctcaatggagtcttAGTTCTTTGTACTCATTTTGGACAAGTGTCCCTATCCAGATTAGCTGTTTCAGGAGTTTGGGTGTACAGATTCACATCTGACTAACACAGTGTCAAGATATTTCAGAGAGTAGAggggaaaaaataataacatctggTAATATCATCTAATTGATGGATACCCTAATCTATTTGCTTATTCAAAATTCACTTAAAGTAAAGTGAGTGATCAAAGAGACAacatgatttgaaaaaaaattaagttgaacatatataagaagaaaatatataaggaacagGCTAAAACTAATAAAACTATACATTTCAGTGTTGAAAATAAAGTTGAAACTTTTCAAAGTAAACAACATTAATGTGAAGTTGCCTTAACAAGTAGAAAATTGCCAATCAAATCAGATTAGAAATGACAACTTGTTTTTAAATGGGAAGCTGAGCCCTGGTACACACTGTTCCTTTTTTTATGTTGAAACAGTCTCTTTTCCAGCTCACACGCCCTGTTTGATAGTCTTTCTCAATACGTGCTTATGAGTTGAAGCCATATTCCCTCTAGCATTTTAGTGTTCATTACTTAAGCAATGACACCCTCAAGAACAGCAAAAAGAAACGGTACCTATTTGGTGTAAGCTCCGAAGGTGCTTCTGCACCGTTCTCAATTAAAAACTGCGCCATTTCAAGTTGATTTTCCAACAAAGCGAGTTTATAGGGTGTCAACCCATACTGTAAAGGAAAAATTTCACTTTATAAATTGACATGCTTCTCAAATGAAAAATGTATCACATATTTTTGTAAACAAAATGAGTCACAAAGGGATAGATTTTCCTTtcagattcacacacacagggCTTCCCTTTTCTTTGAAACATCTTCCCCTGTCCAACAATGCCCGTGAACACCACTATTTCCAGAACTTCCCACAAACATTTGCTGGTTCCAAGTTTCTTAGCTCCATGGAGATGTGCCTCCATTGCCCCAATCCTAAAACGTAGAGATAGATTTGTTATGCCTCTCTTGAATGAATGAACTCAAGTGGCATCTCTGGAGCAGTTTCTCAATCtgtttttcaaaactatttttttaacctaaaaaTTTTCTCCCAAACCAAACATTGTTTCCTGTTGTAGTGGTCCAAAAGGTGCTGGAGGAAAACCTCAGACTCAAATGGTATGTAAACACAAAGAGTGCTTATTCTTCAGAAATAGCCAGCATGCAGCAGTCCATCACCCATACAAAGTGATAATGAGGACCACGGACAAAGACATACAGGTCCTTTTAAAGTGGACGTGgggaattctatttttttaatcttttaaacatCTTTTCAATAATTGGGCAGTCAGGGAGCAGATACATGGGGGGGCATGTTGATTGGACAGAATTAGTAACAGTTTCATCCGTTGTGGGATTTTTCTGTCACATATAGTCAGTAGCAGCCAGATCCTGCAACTCTGGTCTCCTGGCCCTATACGGCCAGGTTTGGAACTGTTTACCCAATTGGCTAAACTTGACTGGGGAACGTCCTGGATTCAGTCTTAGGTCGTTAATTACAATGGAGTTGCTCCTTGTCTAAGACAGAGTCCCATTTTGGCCCCTTTGTTATGTAcatataaaatctgaaaaatttaAGTGAAAATATCTTCTCAGCATGTTTTCTTCAATGATCAAATTTCCACATATACCTGTGTGCCTGTGACCTTCCCATTCTAGCTTCATCTCTGAGGGACAAGTCACATCAGTAACTTCTTAATTGCAACAGATTTCTGTTTTTTCTACAGACATTtagcttaaaattattttttccattgtttgtgtgtatgtgaagtatGTGTGGGCCCAAGTCCCTTACTtcttgaattttaaagaaaagcccAAGTCTGAAACAAAATGTGCTGTGCTGAGTTCCTTTAAGTTACCTACAAAACTACAAAAACAGATGCTTTACTCTGAACAGATTCAATGAGACTGCTTGTGCTTCAGAATGTGGAAAGTGATCTGAGTGTTATTGCTGGAAGTACATTGTGAATGAAGTTGAATGATTCTTACCTCTGTTTTGGCTTTAATATCTACATTATACTCCAGGAGTTTGCTGACAACTAGTATATTCCCTCTGCAAATGGCGTGGTGGAGGGCAGCATCGCCATTGGCATCTACAATGTGGGGATCAGCCCCGTGCCTGAGTAGAATAGAGAGGCATTCTACATTGTCCCGCTGGGCGGCCTGTGGGTATTGGATAAAGAAAGAGACACTGAAATCAAGAACTTTAATAAGCATTCCAACAATTCAATTGACTCGTTACCCTTGGATCAGACCAATTGTTTAGGTCATGCATATTATCCCTCTCAAGTACCCAGACTTTCCTAAATTCATAACCTCTATACCAAAGTTTTCCAAGTGGTAGAGTTtcagaggtgtgccaccacacctagataTTAAAGGATTTCActagcactgtttggccaaataaacctttcctttccTGGGATGGTTTTGgctagtgtttcatcacagcaacaaaaaccaaatgaGGATAATTTCTAATCCATTTTATACCAAAAGTGTTTCCCAATAGCTACcttaattaaaggtgtgcagcctTCATCATCCTTCATATTAATATCGGTACAGTCGTTGGATGATAGCAACGTTACTACATTAGGATGATTATGGGCAGAGGCGTAGTGAAGTGGACTCCTACAAATTGAGAGGACATTTTAGGAAATTACAGATTATTATGTAAAGGCACACTCAAGTAGACACCAATGTGCATTTCCTTCTGATGTAagagaagaaactaaaattttcttatttacttatttctctactCGGGTGTTCATTTTCTGTGCTAGGTATATAGCGCATGGCTGTCCAATTCAAGGTGAGTGCTCTATCACAAGCTTCACCCTTCCTCAGAGCAGCCTCTCTGGATAACAGGAGAATGCCCAgtagattgaactcagattggaTTTGAATTCTACTCTAATATCCGAGTGTTACTAGTTACAACACAGACCTCCTATGAGCTCTACAAATCAATCTCTCCATCTGTAGAATGGGGATTCAACACTGCAGCTCTCTTACACAGTGCTGCTGTGACGCTTCAACTCACATCTTCAAGAGCACGTACAAATGCTTCCAGCACCTGACAGCTCAGTGTTGCTGGATACAATTACAATTTGTTCCTAATGGTAACAAACACAATATTTCAATGAAGAGAAATAGCAGAATTTTACCTACTGCAGATGTGAAAGTTTTTACTCAAGTatctttacaatattttaaagctatatcccctaagctggccttgaacttggtaaTCCTCCCAGTAGGTAGGAATGCAGGCAGTTCCACTGCACCCACCTTACTCTTTATTTCACACTTTAGCATCGTTGATGTCTGCCacttataattcatattttatgaatataattGGCAATGTTTTTTACTTTGCtaccataaaaataaaaggtcacCATGCAGTCCATTGTGCCTTACATCCAATGAAATATGACACAATCCACAGGCCCATGACACTTCTAAAGGTCACATGTATCTATGTTAATTTCAGCTCTTAAGACTATGAAATGTAAACATATTTAGAAAagcaataacaaacaaaaatctaaattttcattcatcaatactttaatttttttcatttctcaatGCCCAGAATTAATGTTTCTATATTTGCTTCCAATAGGGACACAGCATAGTCCTCAGTCAATAGACAGAATGTCCATGTTAATATAGACACCAGGTGGTAGCAAATGGCTTTGCCTTATACCTCCATGAATTAGCACCAAAACTGAGCAAATATATCCAGAAGGAGATAACCCTTGGTATTATAGCTCCCttgctttgattttcaaaaagcttaaagacaaaaaaatactAGGGATTCAGTTGAGCATCATTCcttgttttcaatatttaaatttatagaacATCAGGAAAACTGACTgaacattgctggtgggaatgcaatcttctgcaaccactgtggaagtcagtgtttcggtttctcaggaaattcgggatcaacctacccctggacccagaaataccactcttcggaatttacccaagagatgctctatcatatgtcaaaagcatttgtccaactatgttcatagcagtattatttgtaatagccagaacctggaaacaacctagatgcccttcaatggaagaatggatgaagaaagtatggaatatatacacattagagtactacgctgcggtaaaaaacaatgacttctcgaattttgcatgcaaatggatggaaatagaaaacactatcctgagtgaggtatcccagacccaaaaagataaacatggaatgtactcactcataattggtttctagccataaataggggtcacggagtctacaataggcgaatctaaagaagctaagtaagaaggtgaacccaaggaaaaacatatagttatcctattggataagggaagtagacaaaattgctggggaga from Microtus pennsylvanicus isolate mMicPen1 chromosome 4, mMicPen1.hap1, whole genome shotgun sequence includes these protein-coding regions:
- the LOC142848568 gene encoding uncharacterized protein LOC142848568, with amino-acid sequence MQEDFNYDAVTIRAPQRTRWYTRLWSACRSCGCLCRKKQRFPLHRIGYDPVGRFQMAAGVGNVALVERLIKSSEHHVNECDRRGRSPLHYASAHNHPNVVTLLSSNDCTDINMKDDEGCTPLIKAAQRDNVECLSILLRHGADPHIVDANGDAALHHAICRGNILVVSKLLEYNVDIKAKTEYGLTPYKLALLENQLEMAQFLIENGAEAPSELTPNRYRFFLLFLRVSLLK